One Hypnocyclicus thermotrophus DNA segment encodes these proteins:
- the galE gene encoding UDP-glucose 4-epimerase GalE, with the protein MNILVCGGAGYIGSHAVAELIQRGENVIVVDNLQKGHKDAVWEGAKLYIGDLRDKIFLDKVFKENKIEAVIHFAADSLVGESVQEPIKYYNNNVYGTMCLIEVMKENNVKKIVFSSTAATYGEPENVPILETDKTFPTNPYGETKLAVEKMLKWAEGAYEIKYVILRYFNVAGAHESGKIGEDHEPETHLIPIILQVALGKREKIFIYGEDYNTKDGTCIRDYIHVMDLVDAHILAVEKLFKTEKSGIYNLGNGNGFTVKEVINVARKVTGHEIPVEITDRRAGDPAKLIASSNKAIKELGWKPKYSNLEKIIESAWNWHKNNQNGFKE; encoded by the coding sequence ATGAATATACTAGTATGTGGAGGCGCAGGGTATATCGGAAGTCATGCTGTAGCAGAACTTATTCAAAGAGGAGAAAATGTAATAGTAGTTGATAATCTTCAAAAAGGTCATAAAGATGCTGTATGGGAAGGTGCTAAACTTTATATTGGAGATCTTAGAGATAAAATATTTTTAGATAAAGTATTTAAAGAAAATAAAATAGAGGCTGTTATACATTTTGCTGCTGATTCACTTGTAGGAGAAAGTGTACAAGAACCTATTAAATACTATAATAATAATGTTTACGGTACAATGTGTTTAATAGAAGTAATGAAAGAAAATAATGTAAAAAAAATAGTATTTTCATCAACAGCAGCTACATATGGGGAGCCTGAAAATGTACCAATATTAGAAACAGATAAAACTTTTCCTACAAATCCATATGGAGAAACAAAATTAGCAGTAGAAAAAATGCTAAAATGGGCTGAAGGGGCTTATGAAATAAAATATGTAATTTTGAGATATTTTAATGTTGCTGGAGCACATGAAAGTGGAAAAATTGGAGAAGATCATGAGCCAGAAACGCATTTAATACCAATAATTTTACAAGTTGCTCTTGGGAAAAGAGAGAAAATATTTATTTATGGAGAGGATTATAATACAAAAGATGGAACGTGTATAAGAGATTATATACATGTAATGGACCTGGTAGATGCACATATTTTAGCAGTAGAAAAATTATTTAAGACAGAAAAAAGTGGGATATATAATTTAGGTAATGGAAATGGATTTACTGTAAAAGAGGTAATAAATGTAGCGAGAAAAGTAACAGGACATGAAATACCAGTAGAAATAACAGATAGGAGAGCTGGAGATCCTGCAAAACTTATAGCAAGTTCAAATAAAGCTATAAAAGAACTTGGATGGAAACCAAAATATTCTAATTTAGAAAAAATTATTGAAAGTGCTTGGAATTGGCATAAAAATAATCAAAATGGATTTAAAGAATAG
- a CDS encoding YdcF family protein, translated as MGLILQKIIANIFLSPFLIILLIIPLFFIKKYKKHYIFILSIFIYIFSIEPTKDFVIKPLESKYPTITKKTELDNIDIYVVLGSGINDYAPLNFNTNGTPTRAALARIVESIRLYNISKKKIIFSGGIVFNGKISEAEIYKKIAIDLGVNTNDILIETKSKTTYENLKNIKEILNNYNYKKIGLITSAIHMNRAINSAKKLKLDILAFPCDYHSRYTSYNISSFIPSYDNMKYIRDAIWEYIGVIYYNLKSY; from the coding sequence ATGGGATTAATTTTACAAAAAATAATCGCTAATATATTTTTATCACCATTTTTAATAATTCTCTTAATTATTCCATTGTTTTTTATAAAAAAATATAAAAAACATTATATCTTTATATTATCTATATTTATCTATATTTTTTCAATAGAGCCTACAAAAGATTTTGTTATAAAACCTTTAGAATCAAAGTATCCTACAATAACTAAAAAAACAGAGTTAGATAACATCGATATTTATGTAGTTCTTGGAAGCGGGATAAATGATTATGCTCCTCTTAATTTTAATACTAATGGTACACCAACTAGAGCTGCTCTTGCTAGAATTGTTGAAAGTATTAGACTTTACAATATTTCAAAAAAGAAAATAATTTTTTCTGGCGGAATAGTATTTAACGGAAAAATTTCAGAAGCTGAAATTTATAAAAAAATTGCTATCGATTTAGGGGTAAATACAAATGATATTTTAATTGAAACTAAAAGTAAAACAACTTATGAAAATTTGAAAAATATAAAAGAAATTTTAAATAATTATAACTATAAAAAAATAGGTCTTATTACCTCTGCTATACACATGAATAGAGCTATTAATAGTGCAAAAAAATTAAAATTAGATATACTTGCATTCCCTTGTGATTATCATTCAAGATATACCTCTTATAATATTTCATCATTTATCCCTAGTTATGATAATATGAAATATATTCGAGACGCTATATGGGAATATATCGGGGTAATATACTATAATTTAAAATCATATTAA
- a CDS encoding O-antigen ligase family protein has translation MNKENRVQIILISILISFLSLVVFLKKIPLKPGTIEYLAWPVSNINYDFFSFYKSRILILFVAFALPITAINKWGKIDWKNHYLFLFIYILFAILSAVFSPFPQLAYNGVADRYESLSVLIAYIMLFFIINNSISNEKDLKSILIGVTIVSIGVALIGIFQYYGYDIFSSNFGRKLILPKDLEYLAKNLRFKFQKYQIYSTLYNPNYVGSFMTLTIFLGIGMYLYHTNIKKIFWYFYTLLMFANLVGCRSRGGFTGFIFSLLIFSIFYFKFILKNFKQLLFLFLSIILVFYLMNVSDKADKVLIKKYSTYFDNFDTGLRDLYIEGNTAIIRDKNTTLKIENIDNTKVVFLDINNNQIKTKIKTNTIYLLDDNYKNFRFELKKNALNFKYGDTHFEYLLILMDNTFKTVDNHNKIMPILTVPHVKLLEGYEKMGSFRIYNWSRTIPIIKDTLILGYGPDTFSIVFPQKDYFGKLISYGTKSILIDKPHNMYLQIAVNTGVISLIALIGLFLHFFIKFIKNRVSIQSNSFPIFISHFIGLGIIAYLITATFNDSVVSVAPLFWTFFGSWYGILELKK, from the coding sequence ATGAATAAAGAAAATAGGGTACAAATTATACTTATCTCTATACTTATATCTTTTTTATCATTAGTAGTATTTTTAAAAAAAATACCTTTAAAACCTGGTACTATAGAATATTTAGCATGGCCTGTAAGTAATATAAATTATGATTTTTTTTCATTTTATAAATCAAGAATTTTAATTTTATTTGTAGCTTTTGCACTTCCAATTACAGCTATAAATAAATGGGGTAAAATAGATTGGAAAAATCATTATTTATTTTTGTTTATATACATATTATTTGCTATTTTATCTGCTGTTTTTTCTCCTTTTCCACAATTAGCATATAATGGAGTTGCTGATAGATATGAAAGCTTATCTGTTCTTATTGCTTATATTATGCTATTTTTTATAATTAATAATTCTATTTCAAATGAAAAAGATTTAAAGTCTATTTTAATTGGGGTGACTATTGTATCAATCGGAGTTGCTTTAATAGGTATTTTCCAATATTATGGATATGATATTTTTTCTTCTAATTTTGGAAGAAAATTAATTTTACCTAAAGATTTAGAATATTTAGCAAAAAATTTAAGATTTAAATTTCAAAAATATCAAATTTATTCTACTTTATATAATCCAAATTATGTAGGTTCTTTTATGACTCTTACTATATTTTTGGGTATAGGGATGTATTTATATCATACAAACATAAAAAAAATATTTTGGTATTTTTATACTTTACTTATGTTTGCAAATTTAGTTGGATGTCGTTCTAGAGGAGGATTTACTGGATTTATTTTTTCTCTTTTGATTTTTTCTATATTTTATTTTAAATTTATTCTAAAAAATTTTAAACAATTATTATTTTTGTTTTTATCTATTATTTTAGTATTTTATTTAATGAATGTATCTGACAAAGCGGATAAAGTTCTTATAAAAAAATATAGTACATATTTTGATAATTTTGATACTGGACTTCGAGATCTTTATATAGAAGGAAATACTGCGATTATTAGAGATAAAAACACTACTTTAAAAATAGAAAATATTGATAATACCAAAGTTGTGTTTTTAGATATTAATAATAATCAAATAAAAACTAAAATAAAAACTAATACTATTTATCTTTTAGATGATAATTATAAAAATTTTAGATTTGAGTTGAAAAAAAATGCTTTAAATTTCAAATATGGAGATACTCATTTCGAATATTTATTAATATTAATGGATAATACTTTTAAAACTGTTGATAATCATAATAAAATAATGCCTATTTTAACTGTACCTCATGTAAAACTTCTTGAAGGATATGAAAAAATGGGTTCTTTTAGAATATATAATTGGTCAAGAACAATTCCAATAATAAAAGATACATTAATTTTAGGTTATGGCCCAGACACTTTTTCAATAGTTTTCCCTCAAAAAGATTATTTTGGAAAGCTTATATCTTATGGCACAAAATCAATTCTTATAGATAAGCCACATAATATGTATTTACAAATAGCTGTAAATACTGGAGTTATCTCACTAATTGCTTTAATTGGATTATTTTTACATTTTTTTATAAAATTTATAAAAAATAGAGTATCCATACAAAGTAATTCTTTTCCTATATTTATCAGTCATTTTATAGGATTAGGAATAATAGCCTATTTAATAACAGCAACTTTTAACGATAGTGTAGTATCCGTTGCACCTTTATTTTGGACATTTTTTGGTAGTTGGTATGGAATATTAGAACTAAAAAAATAG
- a CDS encoding beta-galactosidase — translation MYFGVDYYPEHWEIELIDSDIKRMKEMGVNIVRIGEFAWHLMEKEEGKYDFNFFDMVIEKLKRANIKIMFGTPTATFPAWLAKKYPSILSKDENMQERVFGGRRQYCYNSDIYLEYSNKIVTKLVEHYKNEEAIISWQIDNEFGHEGSDMCYCENCQIKFKKYLKEKYKTPENLNEIYGTIFWGQTYNSFDEIPTPLKTITVHNPSLLLDWSRFRSYSLNGYANAQIELVKKLKGKHQTVTTNLSGGFFTKYYDHEENVKNLDFASYDNYPVWGGLKEPLSPAAIAAAHDFVRGLKDKNFWIVEELMGAQGHNIIGYLPRPNQAKMWSYQAFAHGCENMLWFRWRGMTRGAEQFCFGIIDHDNKDGRKYKEVKEVIEDVSKYEKVIQSKINADIAVVYDFDNIWSWKIQQQSLEFDFNNEIMRLYTPFYIFNTKIDVIPTTKDFDRYKVLVLPVMQIIDDELKEKLDKFSENGGTIIFSFRAGIKDKNNNIHFEETLPCKVREMCGIKIEEVEALQAGQEVEIKSLLDNNIGKCGVWRDLIIPVTATPIYKYIDKFYNDKVCITVNNYKKGKVYYIGGGVDIEVIVKIFKNIIDENNIKHYISEYGLEVYPREIDDEEYLFITNHTDQVKIFENIEIEPYGSKIIKRK, via the coding sequence ATGTATTTTGGTGTAGATTATTATCCAGAACATTGGGAGATAGAATTAATTGATAGTGATATAAAAAGAATGAAAGAGATGGGAGTAAATATAGTTAGAATAGGTGAATTTGCCTGGCATCTTATGGAAAAAGAAGAAGGGAAATATGATTTTAATTTTTTTGATATGGTAATAGAAAAATTAAAAAGAGCTAATATAAAAATAATGTTTGGGACACCAACTGCTACATTTCCAGCTTGGCTTGCTAAAAAATATCCGAGTATTTTATCAAAGGATGAAAATATGCAAGAAAGAGTATTTGGTGGGAGACGACAATATTGTTATAATTCTGATATATATTTAGAATATAGTAATAAAATAGTGACAAAACTTGTAGAACATTATAAAAATGAAGAGGCTATTATTTCATGGCAAATAGATAATGAATTTGGTCATGAAGGTAGTGATATGTGCTATTGTGAAAATTGTCAAATTAAATTTAAAAAATATTTAAAAGAAAAATATAAAACACCAGAAAATTTAAATGAAATATATGGAACAATATTTTGGGGGCAAACATATAATAGTTTTGATGAAATACCAACTCCGTTGAAAACAATAACAGTTCATAATCCAAGCCTTTTACTTGATTGGAGTAGATTTAGATCTTATTCATTAAATGGATATGCAAATGCTCAAATTGAATTAGTTAAAAAATTAAAAGGAAAACATCAAACAGTGACTACAAATTTATCAGGTGGATTTTTTACAAAATATTATGATCATGAAGAAAATGTAAAAAATTTAGATTTTGCTTCATATGATAATTATCCTGTATGGGGAGGATTAAAAGAACCATTATCGCCAGCAGCAATTGCAGCTGCACATGATTTTGTTAGAGGTTTAAAAGATAAAAACTTTTGGATAGTAGAAGAACTAATGGGTGCGCAAGGTCATAATATAATAGGATATTTACCTCGACCTAATCAAGCTAAAATGTGGTCATATCAAGCATTTGCACATGGGTGTGAAAATATGCTTTGGTTTAGATGGCGAGGAATGACAAGAGGAGCAGAACAATTTTGTTTTGGAATAATAGATCATGATAATAAAGATGGTAGAAAATATAAAGAGGTTAAAGAAGTAATAGAAGATGTATCAAAATATGAAAAAGTAATACAATCAAAGATAAATGCTGATATTGCTGTAGTTTATGATTTTGATAATATATGGTCGTGGAAAATACAACAACAAAGTTTAGAATTTGATTTTAACAATGAAATAATGAGACTATATACTCCGTTTTATATATTTAATACAAAAATAGATGTTATACCTACAACTAAAGATTTTGACCGATATAAAGTTTTAGTTTTACCTGTTATGCAAATTATAGATGATGAATTAAAAGAAAAATTGGATAAATTTTCTGAAAATGGAGGAACTATTATATTTTCATTTAGAGCAGGAATAAAGGATAAAAATAATAATATTCATTTTGAAGAAACTTTACCTTGTAAAGTAAGAGAGATGTGTGGGATAAAAATAGAAGAAGTAGAAGCATTACAAGCAGGACAAGAAGTAGAAATCAAATCATTATTGGATAATAATATAGGAAAATGCGGAGTATGGCGAGATCTTATAATACCAGTAACAGCTACTCCAATTTATAAGTATATTGATAAATTTTATAATGATAAAGTTTGTATAACAGTTAATAATTATAAAAAAGGGAAAGTTTATTATATTGGTGGTGGAGTAGATATAGAAGTTATAGTTAAAATTTTTAAAAATATAATAGATGAAAATAATATAAAACATTATATATCTGAATATGGACTTGAAGTGTATCCAAGAGAAATAGATGACGAAGAATATTTATTTATTACAAATCATACTGATCAAGTAAAAATATTTGAAAATATAGAAATAGAACCTTATGGAAGTAAAATTATAAAAAGAAAATAA
- the kdsA gene encoding 3-deoxy-8-phosphooctulonate synthase, whose protein sequence is MLVKDVKKINIGGKFNIGEKNKLTLLAGPCVIESEELVMEVAGKIKEICDRLNINYVFKSSFDKANRSSIYSYRGPGIEKGLQILQKVKDTYNIPVVTDIHEVWHAEKAAEVVDILQIPAFLCRQTDLLIAAAKTGKAVNIKKGQFLAPWDMKNVVKKFEECGNENIMLCERGSSFGYNTLVVDMRSLLEMREFGYPVVFDATHSVQKPGGKGDTTGGDRQYVSPLMRAALAIGVDAIFAEVHPDPDNAKSDGPNMLKLDELEEILKIAIEINNVVKK, encoded by the coding sequence ATGTTAGTAAAAGATGTTAAAAAAATAAATATAGGTGGAAAATTTAATATAGGAGAAAAAAATAAACTAACTTTATTAGCTGGTCCATGTGTAATTGAATCAGAAGAATTGGTTATGGAAGTTGCTGGAAAAATAAAAGAAATTTGTGATAGATTAAATATAAATTATGTGTTCAAATCATCTTTTGATAAAGCAAATAGAAGTTCAATCTACTCATATAGAGGACCTGGTATAGAAAAAGGTCTTCAAATACTTCAAAAAGTAAAAGATACGTATAATATACCAGTAGTAACTGATATTCATGAAGTCTGGCATGCTGAAAAAGCTGCAGAAGTAGTTGATATTCTTCAAATTCCTGCATTTTTATGTAGACAAACAGATTTATTAATTGCAGCTGCGAAAACTGGAAAAGCTGTAAATATAAAAAAAGGTCAATTTTTAGCTCCTTGGGATATGAAAAATGTGGTTAAAAAATTTGAAGAATGTGGAAATGAAAATATTATGCTTTGTGAAAGAGGAAGCAGTTTCGGATACAATACATTAGTTGTTGATATGAGAAGCTTACTTGAGATGAGAGAATTTGGTTATCCAGTAGTATTTGATGCTACTCATTCTGTACAAAAACCAGGAGGTAAAGGAGATACAACCGGTGGAGATAGACAATATGTATCACCTCTTATGAGAGCAGCTTTAGCTATTGGAGTAGATGCAATATTTGCAGAAGTTCATCCAGATCCTGATAATGCAAAATCAGATGGTCCTAATATGTTAAAATTAGATGAATTAGAAGAGATATTAAAAATTGCTATAGAAATAAATAATGTAGTTAAGAAATAA
- a CDS encoding DUF5107 domain-containing protein, whose amino-acid sequence MEIKKDVFKGIESLILENDYIKATFLPKYGSKLASLINKKTNREIFFQAKEKQIEIPKYGSKFSKYDSSGFDEVFPSIDEAPYPEGKHKNKMIPDHGEVWTLPWEYEIKLDYVLFSVKSPVFDYIFTKKVRLNNNKLEFRYIVKNLNDEEFKYIWTPHALINPYDDAKIIVPERLKKIITVEHSSEHLGKWGDIHNYPITISKKTNKEIDMSLVEAVEKNNCEKFYFLDKLEKNDICGIEYTKTKEKIIYRYDVEKIPYLGVWKTQGGYRGDYNIALEPCTGIYDDLYLANKIKKVAKVDAKSSVSWDFIIELINN is encoded by the coding sequence ATGGAGATAAAAAAAGATGTTTTCAAAGGAATAGAAAGTTTAATATTAGAAAATGATTATATAAAAGCAACATTTTTACCAAAATATGGATCTAAATTAGCTTCATTAATTAATAAAAAAACAAATAGAGAAATATTTTTTCAAGCGAAAGAAAAACAAATAGAGATACCAAAATATGGATCTAAATTTAGTAAATATGATTCAAGTGGATTTGACGAAGTTTTTCCGAGTATAGATGAAGCACCATATCCAGAGGGAAAACATAAAAATAAAATGATTCCTGATCATGGAGAAGTATGGACACTTCCTTGGGAATACGAAATAAAATTAGATTATGTATTATTTAGTGTAAAAAGTCCTGTATTTGATTATATTTTTACTAAAAAAGTAAGATTAAATAACAATAAATTAGAATTTAGATATATTGTAAAAAATTTAAATGATGAAGAATTTAAATATATATGGACACCACATGCTCTCATTAATCCATATGATGATGCTAAAATAATAGTACCAGAAAGATTAAAGAAAATAATAACAGTAGAGCATAGTTCAGAGCATTTAGGAAAGTGGGGAGATATTCATAATTATCCAATAACAATATCTAAAAAAACAAATAAAGAAATAGATATGTCATTAGTAGAAGCAGTAGAAAAAAATAATTGTGAGAAATTTTATTTTTTAGATAAATTAGAAAAAAATGATATTTGTGGAATAGAATATACAAAAACAAAAGAAAAAATTATTTATAGATATGATGTTGAAAAAATACCTTATTTAGGAGTATGGAAAACACAAGGAGGATATAGAGGAGATTATAATATAGCATTAGAACCTTGTACAGGAATATATGATGACTTATATTTAGCAAATAAAATAAAAAAAGTAGCTAAAGTAGATGCAAAAAGTAGTGTTAGTTGGGATTTTATAATTGAGTTAATTAATAATTAA
- the galT gene encoding UDP-glucose--hexose-1-phosphate uridylyltransferase, with protein sequence MDINKEITRLINYALDKGLIEKEDKIFTINALLEVLELDEYKECKVNEKLEYPTEILEKILDWAYENGRLKENSVTYRDLFDTKIMAKLMPRPSEVIRNFYDIVEKKGIEKATDNYYAMSKKSNYIRTDRIAKNEHWYSKTEYGDLEITINLSKPEKDPKAIAAAKNMPQSSYPKCLLCVENEGYAGRLNHPARQNHRVIPITLTNEPWNLQYSPYVYYNEHSIIFSSNHRPMKIDKGSFDRLLEFVEKFPHYFIGSNADLPIVGGSILSHDHFQGGRHIFPMEKAHIETFVEIKDYEDIEIGIVKWPMSVIRINGKNRERLSKLADKILRNWREYSDESLGIYAYSKDEPHNTITPIARRRGLNYEIDLVLRNNRTSKEHPLGIFHPHNEVHNIKKENIGLIEVMGLAVLPGRLKHELRILEKLIIKDNYIEEIEKNQDVIKHLDWVKEVKSKYNNITFENAKEILKEEVGIVFSKVLEHAGVYKRDKEGLEGIIRFIQSIK encoded by the coding sequence ATAGATATTAATAAAGAGATAACAAGACTTATAAATTATGCATTAGATAAAGGACTTATAGAAAAAGAAGATAAAATTTTTACTATAAATGCATTACTAGAAGTATTGGAATTAGATGAGTACAAAGAATGTAAAGTAAATGAAAAATTAGAATATCCAACAGAAATTTTAGAAAAAATATTGGATTGGGCCTATGAAAATGGAAGATTAAAAGAGAATAGTGTGACATATCGAGATTTATTTGATACAAAAATAATGGCAAAACTTATGCCGAGACCTAGTGAAGTAATTAGAAATTTTTATGATATTGTAGAAAAAAAAGGAATAGAAAAAGCTACAGATAATTATTACGCAATGTCAAAAAAATCTAATTATATAAGAACAGATAGAATAGCTAAAAATGAGCATTGGTATAGTAAAACTGAGTATGGAGATTTAGAAATAACAATTAATTTATCAAAACCAGAAAAAGATCCAAAAGCTATAGCAGCAGCTAAAAATATGCCTCAAAGTTCATATCCAAAATGTTTACTTTGTGTAGAAAATGAAGGATATGCCGGAAGATTAAATCATCCAGCAAGACAAAATCATAGAGTAATACCAATTACTCTTACTAATGAGCCTTGGAATTTACAATATTCACCATATGTATATTATAACGAGCACTCTATAATATTTAGTAGTAATCATAGACCAATGAAAATAGATAAAGGTTCATTTGATAGATTACTTGAATTTGTAGAAAAATTTCCACACTATTTTATTGGTTCAAATGCGGATCTTCCGATAGTTGGAGGAAGTATTCTTAGTCATGATCATTTTCAAGGTGGAAGACATATTTTTCCGATGGAAAAAGCACATATAGAAACATTTGTTGAAATAAAAGATTATGAAGATATAGAAATAGGGATAGTAAAATGGCCAATGAGTGTAATAAGAATAAATGGAAAAAATAGAGAAAGATTATCAAAATTAGCTGATAAAATTCTTAGAAATTGGAGAGAATATAGTGATGAATCACTAGGAATTTATGCATATAGCAAAGATGAACCTCATAATACAATAACTCCAATTGCTAGAAGAAGAGGTTTAAATTATGAGATTGATTTAGTTCTTAGAAATAATAGAACGAGTAAAGAGCATCCTTTAGGAATATTTCATCCACATAATGAAGTACATAATATAAAAAAAGAAAATATTGGTCTTATAGAAGTAATGGGGCTTGCGGTACTTCCTGGTAGATTGAAACACGAATTAAGAATATTAGAAAAATTAATTATAAAAGATAACTATATAGAAGAAATAGAAAAAAATCAAGATGTAATAAAACATCTTGATTGGGTAAAAGAAGTAAAATCAAAATATAATAATATAACTTTTGAAAATGCAAAAGAAATATTAAAAGAAGAAGTAGGAATAGTATTTTCTAAAGTATTAGAACATGCCGGGGTTTATAAAAGAGATAAAGAAGGATTAGAAGGAATTATTAGATTTATACAGAGTATTAAATAA
- a CDS encoding galactokinase, with protein MVNELKKDFREIFGNGEVRTFFSPGRVNLIGEHTDYNGGNVFPCALSFGTYAIARLRDDKKVRLYSKNFKDLGIIEFNIDELKNTKEHDWANYPKGILSILKEKGYSIEKGFEILFFGNIPNGAGLSSSASIELATSVVLKGLFNLNIDMVNMVKVSQMAENQFVGVNCGIMDQFAIGMGKKDNAILLNCDTLEYKYAPVKLKNAKIIIANTNKRRGLADSKYNERRIECERALVDLQTKLNIKSLGELTEEEFEKNKELIKNEINRKRAKHAVYENQRTLKAVEKLNSGDIEGFGKLMNKSHISLRDDYEVTGKELDSLVEAAWEQEGTMGARMTGAGFGGCIVAIVKNDKIDDFIKNVGEKYFEKTGLKADFYIAEIGDGAREIKD; from the coding sequence ATTGTAAATGAATTAAAAAAAGACTTTAGAGAAATATTTGGAAATGGAGAGGTTAGAACTTTTTTTTCTCCGGGAAGAGTAAACTTAATAGGGGAACATACAGATTATAATGGCGGGAATGTATTTCCATGTGCACTTAGTTTTGGAACATATGCTATTGCAAGATTAAGAGATGATAAAAAAGTTAGATTATATTCAAAAAATTTTAAAGATTTAGGAATAATAGAGTTTAATATAGATGAGTTAAAAAATACAAAAGAACATGATTGGGCAAATTATCCAAAAGGGATACTTAGTATTTTAAAAGAAAAAGGATATAGTATAGAAAAAGGTTTTGAAATATTATTTTTTGGAAATATACCAAATGGTGCTGGATTATCTTCATCAGCATCTATTGAACTTGCAACATCAGTAGTATTAAAAGGATTATTTAATTTAAATATTGACATGGTAAATATGGTAAAAGTAAGTCAAATGGCAGAAAATCAATTTGTTGGAGTGAATTGTGGAATAATGGATCAATTTGCTATAGGAATGGGAAAAAAAGATAATGCAATTTTACTTAATTGTGATACATTAGAATATAAATACGCACCTGTTAAACTTAAAAATGCAAAAATTATTATTGCTAATACAAATAAAAGAAGAGGATTAGCAGATTCTAAATATAATGAAAGAAGAATTGAATGTGAAAGAGCACTAGTAGATCTCCAAACAAAATTAAATATAAAATCACTTGGTGAACTCACAGAAGAAGAATTTGAAAAAAATAAAGAGTTAATAAAAAATGAAATTAATAGAAAAAGAGCAAAACATGCAGTATATGAAAATCAAAGAACACTAAAGGCAGTAGAAAAATTAAATTCTGGAGATATAGAAGGATTTGGGAAACTAATGAATAAGTCGCATATTTCACTTAGAGATGATTATGAAGTAACAGGCAAAGAGCTAGATTCTTTAGTGGAAGCAGCTTGGGAGCAAGAAGGAACTATGGGAGCAAGAATGACTGGAGCAGGATTTGGAGGATGTATTGTAGCAATTGTAAAAAATGATAAAATTGATGATTTTATAAAAAATGTTGGAGAAAAATATTTTGAAAAAACAGGATTAAAGGCGGATTTTTATATAGCTGAAATTGGTGATGGAGCTAGAGAGATAAAAGATTAA
- a CDS encoding ACT domain-containing protein: MYIIKILDEIYSIYNIEKYENLKKHIEKSEFYSILKIRDNISIICKKQSSSNNENWRVLKIEDRNEDELIQVVANITTELANEDIDFNIVSAVSKDYILIKEKNFNKAIEILEKIYKIK; this comes from the coding sequence GTGTACATAATAAAAATATTAGATGAAATTTATAGTATATATAATATAGAAAAATATGAAAATTTAAAAAAACATATAGAAAAAAGTGAATTTTATTCTATTCTTAAAATAAGAGATAATATATCTATTATTTGTAAAAAACAAAGTAGTAGTAATAATGAAAATTGGAGAGTTTTAAAAATAGAGGATAGAAATGAGGATGAACTCATTCAAGTAGTAGCAAATATTACTACTGAGTTAGCTAATGAAGATATTGATTTTAACATAGTTTCGGCAGTATCAAAAGATTATATTTTAATAAAAGAAAAAAATTTTAATAAAGCAATAGAAATATTAGAAAAAATATATAAAATAAAATAG